The Anastrepha obliqua isolate idAnaObli1 chromosome 5, idAnaObli1_1.0, whole genome shotgun sequence DNA window cgttaaaaattacataaacaaaaagtCGAAGCGCGAAGCTCAGAAATTTGCTgaaggttttaaattttttatttaaaactagaGTTTCGCTATCTTCTCAAAAGCCTGCAgtaattggttttagatgatGATGGAGCACTGATTATTTCAATTCTTGAAGGGGAAAGTTGTTGCGAAAAGTAAGAAAAGTGTAGTAGTTAGgagttccatttgtggaacaacatcaagacctacaccacaaattggaggaggagctccgccaaacacataacaaaagtgtacgcgccaattatttatttattttattttttatattatttttaatttttttttatatccacaAATTTAGTAACTTTACTCTTTCTTAACTCATTATGTAAGCttttgcaaaattattaaagaaaaaattcccCTTTTTCAACTCTCATTTCTCTCATTCCGTTTCTCCTCTCCTAAAGCATGCCACGCTGCAACAGTAGCAAGCTCCACCGCTGACCGCCAGCTGGAGTGTTATGTTTGCGAGGATTGTGCCAAGATCACAAAAGAAACACCAGTCGAGGTATGTGACGCGGAATTCTTTGATAAACGCAGCACAACGCAAGAGCCTGTAACTGATCCAATGACAACCACACCGACCACAACTGAGATGACAACAGAGAGCACGACCACAGAATTGAGCACCACAACCACCACTGCAGAAACAACCACACAAGTCTCCACCACCGAGGGTGTGCCGACAGCGCCGACTGTTGGTCCCCTATCAAGCACCACTGCAGTACCCACACCACCCACTGTAGATGCTGCCTTTGCGTTAGCAGAAGAAGTAGGAAAAGCCGTCAATGCAAGCGCCGGCGAGAGCACAACAAATGCAACGAACAGTGCAAGCGACGGTATACCTCAAGCCTTAGCACTTGTTGCCGAAGACTACACATATCATTGCTTTAGCGTGCAAACGATGGGTGAGTATCAGCCACTTTGGTCAAACACTTAGCTAGTGGAACTtctcctttaattttttatatgcttttCTTTTCAGTTAACGGTAGTGTGTCGATGGACCGTGGCTGCTCGCGTGTCACTACCATGGAGAGTGTTTGTGGTCAATTGAAGGCGTTGAACAACGGCACAGAGTTGAGCAAATGCGTGCCCTGTTCGAATTCCATCTGCAATGGCAGCAGCGCGTTGGGCGTGTCAGTGGCCGCGTTGCTGTTTACGCTGGTGGCAGCGCTGTTGAGTCGGCAATAGAGTGGAGCGCAACATAAGTGTGGATTTGATGTCTGCTGCGCTTGAAGCCTGAATGCAATTTGTAATTATCGTCAATTGATATTTGAGAAGGGGAAAAGTGAAATGGGTGTGCAAGTTCAAAATGAAgccaaaaatgtaaacaaaatgcaaagaaagcacacacgaaaagaaaaacatttagttTAGTTTATATCTGAAATTAAGTATGAAAATCATCAAGAAATCGaatcgaaatatttaaatttacttatttgtaattctactaaaattattattatgtttgtttgtattatCTCTCGTATTGTACTTATTATGAGTGTAGTTGTTTTATTACTTTACTTAggtttatgtattatttttacaaaataaaaacgaaactaAAGTTAAAAGTGATCCTGGAAGTAATTTATGTAACTGTATGAAGTTTCAGTACCTGAGCATAAACGGTACCAGAGGAAatctatataaaaatttcaatttgtatGGCCCCCTCTTCCAATATCCACCACTTTTAGCCGTAAGACAGATATTAACAATTTGTGTAACTGTATTAAATTTCACTATCTTAGCTTTTGTGGTTCTGGAGAGAAacgatttgaaaatttcagtttATATGGTAGGTACCACGCCCCCTTCTCCAATACCCACCAATTTTCACCATAAGTATAGTATACACAATTCATGTATTCGTGCCAAATTTCAGTTCTATAGCTTAATTGGTCTtagagatatgtacatatattggttTACCCAGTTTGGTTCACATGTCAGACACCAAGTCCCCCATATATCGGGATTAACATTTCTGCACTAAAGCAAGGCAAGTCCTTCAAATCAGTACTCAATCTCAAATACTCAAAAgtggtttaaatattttagtatggCTTAATTATACAATGATAATAAGGCCTTTCaagttcgtttttatttcttagcGGTATTTTTTCTAGTAAGTGTCTCCTTTGAGAGATgtcaaaaaaaatcttaaatttgctaaaatgtgttcaatttcgttttcaaaccaaacaaaaataattgaaatccgCTAGAAAAATGGTGGGCCTTTGAAAACTATTGTACAGGGTGATTCAATTCAACCAGAGATTTTCTTTTAGAAATAAAACTCAACAAcaattgtttttattgatttttttttcatcatattttttcgtatatgaCAACACAGGTTGCgcatatcaaaattttccatgATTACTTATTATTTACTATTCATAAATTGTAAAATCTCTCTCATACaaggtggcataaaattaatcattcaattttatttttgaatatttttgtttatttagaccATTACGCGCTACATTGATTGGCATACGACGCCATTAGCAAAGATTCCGacaggatgattaattttgcgccactttgtacatGTTAGTAAACTGATAATTACCATTACAAAAAATgcgtttaatttgaatttaaagaaGAATTTCGAACTTGAAAGACTCTGTATTGTCCAGCGATCGAAATCGTCTAAGCAAACCAAACAGTGCGCGAAAATTTCCAAGAAACTTCATTaagaaatattcaatatttaccTTTACGAGAAGTAAAGGTCGCCCCTTAGGCGATTAATGGACTGCATAGAAGAAGACCTACCAAAGCTCGAAGTTACCAACAGGAAATATCTAGCAAGAGACAGAGAGGCCTGGAATAATATCGCAGAGAAAGCTAAAACCCACAGCTGGTTGATGATGATGACTTTTATACCAAGATCGCTCGAAACTAAATGTAGAATCGCATAGCAGTCTGAACTTGGTGCATTTAAAGAAGAGCTTCATCATAGCATAAATTCTATTAACTTAAAAGTTCAAAAAGTATAACCTGATTATTAGCAGGTAATTCATTTTCTTGACTCTGTAGTAAACCTGGTCACACTTCGCTGTGCCTAAATCaattttgtgataaaatatttatgtatctgCGTGTAGGTGAGATTAATTTCGAATTCAAGCCAAATCGAACCATAAATACGAATTTTAGAGATATATCGATCACAGTGCCACCTATCGGAAAATCCGAATTTTTTCTAACTGTTTTGAAGACAAACTTACCCTGTGAGATTGAACTCAACGGTTGGTTCCTTTTTCAGCTTACCAGTGGCaagcataaatttttatatataaaatatagatGGGACGATGAAGTACCAGAGTTGGAGATGGAGATCAGAGTTTAAATCATAGCCACAGAGTTTTGActtctgatgctttccatttaaattcaaccgggctattcgggtcatgttcttcgatttcgatgtaacttaaatatgttgctctctggtcaaaataatgagacacgtatttttttgttcgcccgaaaaaattttttttcaagagttatcggcaattttgtttttcgcctcaaactcgattttttttaattatataagaaatttttttttgtaaatgcccataacttagtcaaaaatgaaccgattttaataattttgggttcaaaatgatcgtaattacatacacaagcgacttcatgtagaaacaattgcaaaaaagtagttgaaatttttttatttagcaaaacagaaaaaaaattgaaattttttcgaaattcaatatttcaaaaagtgtattttttttttttataactttttccaaatcaaaaggacatctcaaactttaattgagctgcatgcctagtagctaaaatgagttgtttttgagtaatgaatttttgagtaaacaccctgtttcgcactttttgtttttcgcaaaataaaaaattttcaactacttttttgcaactatttctatatgaaatcgctcgtgtaagtaatgacgatcattttgaacccaaaattattaaaatcggttcatttttgactaagttatgagcatttaaaaaaaaaaaatcttatattattaaaaaaaatcgattttgagccgaaaaacaaaattgccgataaagctagaaaaaaattttttttgggcgaaaaaaaaaatacgaccagagagcaacatatttgagttacatcgaaatcgaagaacatgtcccgaaaagcccttttgaattgaaatggaaagaatctatataagaaatttttttttaattgctcatagcttagtcaaaaataagccgatttgaatgattctgggttcaaaataatcgtaataacttacataagcgatttcatggagaaatagtcgcaaaaagtagttgaaaattttttcttttgcaaaaaacaaaaactgcgaaacagggtgtttactcaaaaattcattactcaaaaacaactcattttagctactaggcatgcagctcaattaaagtttgagatgtccttttgatttggaaaaagttataaaaaaaaaaaaaacactttttgaaatattgaatttcgaaaaaatttcaattttttttcttttttgctaaataaaaaaatttcaactacttttttgcaattgtttctacatgaagtcgcttgtgtatgtaattacgatcattttgaacccaaaattattaaaatcggttcatttttgactaagttatgggcatttaaaaaaaaaaatttcttatataattaaaaaaaatcgagtttgaggcgaaaaacaaaattgccgataactcttgaaaaaaaattttttcgggcgaacaaaaaaatacgtgtctcattattttgaccagagagcaacatatttaagttacatcgaaatcgaagaacatgacccgaatagcccggttgaatttaaatggaaagcatcttctATAAAACGCTGCGCTAaggatttcaaaaagttttatgTTACCAAAGCGCCCTGTACTTTAAATTTAGCCAATTACCGGGTGTACAAAActcatttagaaatttataatgGAACTCGTCAAGAAATCTGCGCATAAAATCAGCTTATGCAGGAAGCTTATGAGTTTTGGCTATGCGTCATAGTCGTTGAAAGATTCCTAGTGCATTTCCTATTCTTGGTAGAGTAAATGTTTTTACTTAATGAGTGTaacttgcatattttcaaaaaacgttcaaaaaattttaaggccCATGGCCCAATAAAAGCTTGCTTTTCATTCTACAACTggcaaaaatgaataaaaatgcacTGAAAGAGAACGaagcattttttaaaatgattatttatacaattttaccCTTAATGCAATCCACATTACCATTACTCAGGGTACATAAAATACGATTCTGCATTAGTTTTAAATATCAACAAAAGTCTCCTCAATTCAAATATGGATTCTTAtacagtaaaaaaagaaatagcgctaaatattacatatttttacgtTCTTATAGACCTTACTTCGTTTGCTGGGTAACAACAATAGCTAAGATAATATTAACAAGTAAGTTTAGCATACTTTTAGGGCGTAGCATATTTTTTACAACTGTTTATTTGTGTGTTCACATATCCACACACCTATTTACTCTTacgaacaagaacaaaaaagttTCATTACCATTACTGTTGTACAGAAGAGTAAGGCAACGATAAAGCGAGAGCAGAAAGTGAATTTGCTGATAAGACGTATAAAATTTCCGATAGGGGTTTGGTGCAGCACTAAAAATGTGACGTCAGTAACTAAATCTTATCTTTGAAGCCATTTATGAATGgagaaaatttttaacacaATTCTCACGGGTGTGCGGATAGCACATTAGATCGCGAAAATGCACAGCGTCATAACATTCGCCAGTAATGCCACACCGAAAGAAACATTGcatgggtattttttaaacaaaaattgatcattttcagtttccacaccaccattgaggctAGTATTTAATGCGCGGTTGCCTAGTACGCTTTATCACCCGTATACAAGGATGTTAGATTTACAAGGCTTAGCCTATAAACatggcgaaaaacaaaatagtgAGAGGAACTTCGGCTGCTACGTCATAGCGGGATTCGCCAACAAAAAGATAAACGGTAacttcacatgtattcacacactcgtccaaccaGTCGTTGTGTAGAAAGCAACGAAGCAACacgagtaatttttttttttcgtctaaCACTAACACAATCAGCCGAAATCTGCACGATAAGTTCACACATATTCGCATACCCGTCCCATACTCACACACTTGTCCAATCAGACGTTGTTCAGACAGCAACGAGGTGACAAAgtgttaattgttttttttttacacaaactgATTCATTACCCCACTacgtcaaattcgctgagagccgattaacAGTCTGATATTGTCAACCACATTAGAAACATTTTCTCCATGACCCGTATACACcttgataataataaaaaaataaaaacaaacagtataaaatatataaataagcaaaaaattcaaaattttatatttacatgaaattagtcaaaattaaaatccaaaagtaataaaataatataataataactaaaataaataaaaatattgcaattttttaatataccatAAAATTTgggtaacataaaaaaaataatttaaacaacaaccctaataagttaaagcagacaacctttaatttattatttaaaattaattattgtttaATTGATTACTTAAAAACAGTAAAATAGATACTTCTaactcaaattcaattcccttacCTACCCTTTTCAACCATaaactatatatttatatgtataaaaatttacagacataaaccaacacacagttttcaataaaattacatgtaCATAACTTGTATGGCTAAAATAGCAAAATGGCTATTTTTGAGAGCCAGTTCCCtaggatgaaaatttttataggttaggttaagttaactTGCCTGACCAGCGTTGCTAGCAAACTATATGCAGAAGCGCTGTTTCGAATATAAACGAGGCTTTCTTAACCCTTTCCTTTACCTTCGACTGTCTGACTGTTGTGAACGGCCCCCAGGTATCTCGTGAATGGTTTAGCGGTAAGCGCCAacgatgatagaatacaaggctgtgccttctgaattcgctgtgtcgtcagAGCTGATGAATAAACGAACAAGACGAAggagaattacttgtttgtgaagaggaagagttgGCGAAAGTAATGGAAACAACCCAACAAGATATTATacgcacccacacacacacacgctttTTTGACACGGCGTCTTCCATCTATGTGGTGGCAAAAGAGCCATTGGCCGAGAAGAGGACGGCATGTGCTATCAATATACTATTTATCGTGATGAAAAGAATTGGAAAGGTGTGTCCATTAATAAACCGTTATCCGGCTCTCCGCGAATCTGAaataatcagctgattggctgatgtAATTGGGGTATTGAGTTcacgaaaaaatcaacgcagccccctctcatggtgaaaagattgtTAGAGGTATACTACCTActagaccgttattcggcttgAAGCGAATTtaacatatacaaaaattagctTTAGGCTAGTGaagcacaaaacgaatgacgaaGAATTCAAAGCCccactcaaattttttttttcaccatacctaacgagcaaacctgctATCATCTTTGGACCCCACTCATATTGCTTCATTACCggctgaacaacgactgattgaacAAGTATGTGAATACGTGTCAAATGAGCGAGCAAAATTCTCCTCTCGAGTATTCGATATCATAGCAGCCGAAGTTTACTCGTTCAATTTACTTTTTCAGACTAAACCTTATACTGGAAACTGTTAGTGCGTATTGCATACTTATAAGCTGCGATATGGCATCACTTCAACAAAATGGGGTTGTCAATTGATCGCCtactatataaagggtggttaagtttcaagggccggtgttgattttgaataaaatacaatttttttacgaaattattgtcatttctctttattatgataatattggtatggctcaaaaTATCGGGCAAATGGCGTCggcctccatccgatggtccaaattttcgatgacgttgaggctttagctcttgaattgttcctggcttatcaacgtacactttttctttcaaataacctcaaagaaagaagtacaacggtgtcaaatcacatgttcttggcggtcaattgacctcgccgcgacgtgagattattcggccatcaaatttttcgcgcaaaagagccattgtttcgttagctgtgtgacaagtggcaccatccagttgaaaccacatatcgtccacaccCATATCTtacaattcgggccataaaaagttcgttatcatctctcgatagcgaacaccattcacagtagctacctgaccggcctcattttggaaaaaatacggcccaatgatgccgccggcccataaaccgcaccaaacagtcactctttgtgggtgcattggtttttcggcaatcactcttggattatcattcgcccaaatgaggcaattctgcttattgacgaatccactgaggtgaaaatgtgtctcatcactgaagatgattttctgtgatatgcattttgattcgaacgcccgttttcataataagcctgaataagtttaacgcgttgctcgattgtgtatctttccatggttcaaaatgagttagtctgaaactgaaaaatgtctaatgaaatgtagaaaaaacttaacgtttaggtgtggtttacattcaatatcggcccgtaaaatttaatcaccctttataattttatttgactAGTTTGTTTTACGTTTTTGGTGCAATGAGTagcaaaaaaactgattatacagaaaaaaacattgtttgaaaatttgacgCACCAAATGGTCTTCATCAACTATTGTCCATTTTATTCATTGCTCTGTTTTTATctcttatttcaataaaaaaatgtctacatctttaaaaaaacacccgttccCTCAAGTTCGAAACATATGTAATTACTTACTTATTGGCTTTAATGGCTCCCTGAATTAAATATGTCATTCATCGCGTGGTCGCTGATAGCGCACACATACACGCGCCTGCCACTCAGTAGACAGCGAACAAGTGGCTGGGCAGGCGTCTGTATTGCCCACTTACTTGTCCAAAGCGCTTAGGCCGGATATGCAATTTAGGACATGTATTACACATTCAAGTGTTTATAGTAGATAATGAACTTTGATTTTGCTaggtgcgtatgtgtgtgtgtgtgtggtatgCAGGTTGAGTGAAGTACCATtgccatattttgtttttcgcagtaaataataaacttttattagtTCGAATGCATTGCCATACGTAAATTACTTTATTACCTTAATGATTATTGGAGGTTTTGGACGCTGACTCATCGCTGATGAATGCACTCGAGGGGGTAGAGACTGAAAGGCTGTTCAATTTTTGCTCTTCGCTCGCGATTGTTCATTGTTTTGTGTAGAATAaacagctaaacgtaatttgGAAACACCAACGGCTGATAGCCATAACAATTTGGACATAACAATTTAATTTAGATATAGGCAGCTAGGAAAAGTAATAGAAGCAAAAGCAATAGGTGACTTATGCCgttgtttactttttaataaaccATTCAATTTCTCTCACCTGTGTTCTACACCCTCTATTCCAAAAGAAATCcacacattttataaaaatcagcAACCAGTGCATGATTTGTGAAAAATAGATTTTATTAATCAATactacttagtcttgccataaattatgtaataaaatttacaatacaTCCGGCCATAACGAATTCGCAGAAATAAGCtccataatttttgctttttttcatatacattgtctactcataaattacacTCAGTTTCGTCTCAAATTCcgtttgttaacaatggagtagagagctaaggaaaatcgcattgcagtgatatttacgaattgctgaaaaaacttaatatttcgagaatgttcgCTTACCGCATGATCGGTCGTTTTACTCAAACGCCTGCAGTGACAGCCAGAAAaggaagtggtcgtcctcgcgtgatTCGAACCAGTATAGCCacaaaagccgttcgagaaagaattcgcaaaaatccccatagaaagtagaaaatcatgtccagagaAACGAGTGCATCGATCAGATCCCCGTCAAAACTA harbors:
- the LOC129248859 gene encoding uncharacterized protein LOC129248859, whose translation is MQKISNAKIINGLLLIACIVQACHAATVASSTADRQLECYVCEDCAKITKETPVEVCDAEFFDKRSTTQEPVTDPMTTTPTTTEMTTESTTTELSTTTTTAETTTQVSTTEGVPTAPTVGPLSSTTAVPTPPTVDAAFALAEEVGKAVNASAGESTTNATNSASDGIPQALALVAEDYTYHCFSVQTMVNGSVSMDRGCSRVTTMESVCGQLKALNNGTELSKCVPCSNSICNGSSALGVSVAALLFTLVAALLSRQ